The following is a genomic window from Hallerella porci.
ATTCATTGGAAACCTTTTGAAATTACTCGGAATAATTTAGTTTTTTATTTCAACAAATCAAGACTTTTTGAAATAAAATATCAATTTTTGCATTTTTATTTCAAATAACTAAGCACTTTTTGAAATAAGAGAATGAAAATTTTAGATTTATTTCAAATTTTAGTAATAAAAAAAAGCAGGCGGAAAAAGCCTGCTCAATCGTTTTGAAAAATTTCTACGCTAATTTTTTGAGGATTTCTTTGACGCGCTCGTATTCGATTTTTGTTTTTTCAAAAAGTTCTTGCGAACCTTCGAAAGATCTTCCGCATAATGCTTCGGTGAGATTGCTGCTCACTTCTTGCAGTTGCGTAAAGCCTAAATTTAAGCAGATGCCTTTTAATGTATGCGCGCCACGAAACGCTTGTTCAGCGTCTTGTTTTGCATAACCTTCTTCGATAATGGAGAAGCTCGGATCCTCTAAAAATTTGAGAGCAAAACGTTTTACCAACGCTTCGTTCATGAGACGCTTCACGGTGCCTTCATAATCGGCGTTTAATTCTGCATAGCATTCTTTGACATTCATAAAAATTCCTTTGCCCGAGGCAATTTAAAATAACTTCTCGGATTTGTGTTTAAGCCACTTTTTCTGCTTGATGCGATTTATCCGCAAGCGCTTCGAATTCTGCTTTGGCTTCGTGGAAACATTCCAAAAGTTTTGGATTGAAAATGCCGCAGTCGCCTTTCATAATCATCTGGAACGCTTCATCTTTGCTGAATGCGCCTTTGTAAACGCGCTTCGAAACGAGAGCGTCGTAAACGTCTGCGATAGAAACGAGCTGCGCCGAAATCGGAATTTCTTCGCCTTTGAGTCCATCGGGATAACCGCGACCGTCATAGCGTTCGTGATGATGACGACAAATTTCATAGCTCGCTTTGCTGTAAACTTCATCCCATACATTGGTAATGCGTTCGAGCATTTCACAACCGCGAGTTGTATGCGTTTTCATATACTCAAATTCTTCGATGGTGAGTTTTCCCGGTTTGAGCAAAACGTTATCGGCAATCGCAATTTTTCCAATGTCGTGTAACGCACTTGCGGCGACGATAATCCGAATTTTTTCGGGAGTGAGATGATATTCCGGATAAATTTTTGCGACCCATTTCGCTAAAATTTCGGTGAATCCTTTGACGCATTTAATGTGTTGTCCGCTTTCGAGGCTGCGGCCTTCGACGATTTCACCTAAGACATCGATAATTTTTTCGTTATTTTCGCGGAGTTTAAGCGCTTGCGCTTCGAGCAATTCATTTTGACGCTGCAACGTGCGCATTTGACTTGTGACTTTGCTTTCGAGCGCATTACGATGCAAGAAAAGTTCAACGACATTGCGGACGCGGCGCTGCACCGTCGCCGAGTCAAAGGGTTTGCGGATAAAGTCCGAGACGCCCATCGAAAGGCAACGATTTTCGGCTTCGCTCGACGATTCGGCGCTAATGATTAAAACCGGAATGCGGTCAATCATTTTTTCTTGCTGCATAAACGAAAGAACATCGTAGCCGTTTTTATTTGGCATATTTAAATCGAGTAAAACGCCGACGATTTCGTCTTTATTCACTTTTAATTTTTGA
Proteins encoded in this region:
- a CDS encoding HD domain-containing phosphohydrolase — its product is MADKVLIIDDMELNRDMLSVILEGEYEIEVAEDGDLGIQKLKVNKDEIVGVLLDLNMPNKNGYDVLSFMQQEKMIDRIPVLIISAESSSEAENRCLSMGVSDFIRKPFDSATVQRRVRNVVELFLHRNALESKVTSQMRTLQRQNELLEAQALKLRENNEKIIDVLGEIVEGRSLESGQHIKCVKGFTEILAKWVAKIYPEYHLTPEKIRIIVAASALHDIGKIAIADNVLLKPGKLTIEEFEYMKTHTTRGCEMLERITNVWDEVYSKASYEICRHHHERYDGRGYPDGLKGEEIPISAQLVSIADVYDALVSKRVYKGAFSKDEAFQMIMKGDCGIFNPKLLECFHEAKAEFEALADKSHQAEKVA
- a CDS encoding Hpt domain-containing protein, which translates into the protein MNVKECYAELNADYEGTVKRLMNEALVKRFALKFLEDPSFSIIEEGYAKQDAEQAFRGAHTLKGICLNLGFTQLQEVSSNLTEALCGRSFEGSQELFEKTKIEYERVKEILKKLA